From Populus trichocarpa isolate Nisqually-1 chromosome 19, P.trichocarpa_v4.1, whole genome shotgun sequence, a single genomic window includes:
- the LOC18108574 gene encoding ethylene-responsive transcription factor ERF054: MDSAKNNTGKSKKGVVDETQRLAMDQDWQLDRGRKEADISFERRHWKPVFGEASLSDRPSKKIRSPERQEQTQSSAYLAHQLPPSFSVSSSSASTLSLYPPSLSSSPVSSSSSRLQFPFAFEGSNQPVQFHQQVGTNPSSTIFRPPSQVAQNQQQMISFGQNQQYGIAYPPFFAGESALANQQQQQQQLFQYWNDALNLSPRGRMMMMNRLGPNGRPLFRPPIQPINTTKLYRGVRQRHWGKWVAEIRLPRNRTRLWLGTFDNAEDAALAYDREAFKLRGENAKLNFPELFLNKEKETSTAPSSSVSSPPTPNQSSMPKQAQEGINLQVETMPPPPPPEQPQGDHPDDDSGLGSSGATVSDEVQAVGSSAGEGTSGSQELMWGDMAEAWYNAIQAGWGPGSPVWDDLDTTNNFLLQSHLPFVTPNQQQFTDSSDLQRQQDNMGSASSSSSSSFPTKPFFWKDQD; this comes from the coding sequence ATGGATTCAGCTAAGAATAACACTGGAAAATCCAAGAAGGGTGTTGTTGATGAAACTCAAAGGCTGGCAATGGACCAAGATTGGCAGCTTGATAGAGGCAGAAAAGAAGCTGATATTAGCTTTGAGAGGCGGCACTGGAAGCCGGTTTTTGGTGAAGCTTCCTTGTCAGACAGGCCTTCCAAAAAAATCCGTAGCCCTGAACGTCAAGAACAAACTCAATCCTCTGCATATTTAGCTCATCAATTGCCACcttctttctctgtttcttcTAGCTCTGCCTCTACTCTGTCTTTATATCCGCCTTCTTTGTCGTCTTCGCCTGTGTCATCTTCAAGTTCAAGACTTCAGTTTCCTTTTGCCTTTGAAGGGTCTAATCAACCTGTTCAATTCCACCAACAAGTTGGAACAAACCCTTCATCAACTATCTTTCGTCCACCATCTCAAGTTGCACAGAATCAGCAGCAAATGATTTCTTTTGGTCAAAACCAGCAATATGGCATTGCATATCCTCCGTTTTTTGCTGGGGAATCTGCATTGGCtaaccagcagcagcagcaacagcagctgTTTCAGTACTGGAATGACGCATTGAACTTAAGTCCGAGAggaaggatgatgatgatgaacagGCTGGGGCCAAATGGGAGGCCATTGTTTAGGCCACCGATTCAGCCTATAAATACAACAAAGCTTTATAGGGGAGTGAGGCAAAGGCATTGGGGAAAATGGGTTGCCGAGATTCGTCTCCCTCGAAATAGGACTCGCCTTTGGCTAGGCACATTTGACAATGCAGAAGATGCTGCCTTAGCTTATGATCGCGAGGCCTTCAAGTTGAGAGGAGAGAATGCTAAGCTGAATTTCCCTGAACTTTTcctcaacaaagaaaaagaaacttcCACAGCTCCAAGTTCATCAGTTTCTTCTCCACCGACCCCCAATCAAAGTTCAATGCCAAAACAAGCCCAGGAAGGCATTAACTTGCAGGTGGAAACCatgccgccgccgccgccaccagAACAGCCCCAAGGAGACCATCCTGATGATGATTCCGGGTTGGGTTCAAGTGGGGCTACGGTGAGTGATGAGGTTCAGGCAGTGGGATCCAGTGCAGGGGAAGGCACTTCGGGGTCTCAGGAACTGATGTGGGGAGACATGGCAGAAGCTTGGTATAATGCTATTCAAGCAGGTTGGGGTCCAGGGAGTCCTGTGTGGGACGATTTGGACACcactaacaattttttattacaatcaCACCTTCCTTTTGTTACTCCAAATCAACAGCAGTTTACTGATTCTTCTGATCTCCAGAGACAACAAGACAACATGGgctcagcttcttcttcttcttcctcttccttccCCACGAAGCCATTCTTTTGGAAGGATCAAGATTGA